The nucleotide sequence ATCACTCGCGGACTGGTGGAGATCACCCGGCTGGGCCTGGCGCTCGGGGCGAGCCCCGAGACCTTCGCGGGGCTGGCCGGCATGGGGGATCTGGTGGCCACCTGCTCCTCGCCGCTTTCGCGCAACCAGACCTTCGGGCGACGCCTGGGTGAGGGCTTGAGCGTGGAGGAGGCCGCCGCCGCCTCGCGCGGTGTTGCCGAGGGCGCCAAGTCTGCGCGCGCTGTGCTCGACCTGGCCACCGCGCACGGGGTGGACATGCCCATCACCGCCGGCGTGGTCGCTGTGGTTGAGGGCGCCGCCACCGTTGAGGAGATCAGTGACGCCCTGCTGTCCCGCCCCCGCAAGGCCGAGGGCGTTAACGCCGCGCCGCTGACCTGAACCGCCCCTCTCGCCGAGACCGGCACTTGTTACGTGCCGAGACCGGCACTTGTTACGTGCCGAGACCGGCACTTGTGACGCACCGATACCGGTAGATATGGCGCAGCCTTGTAAACAACGTGTCTGAGGGAGGTTGTGGCTCCTGAGGCGGTGTGCGATGCCTGACGGTTCGTCACCAACGACGACGGTTCGTCACTTGGCACCAACGCTTCGGCACTTCCGGCGACGGTACGTACCCCCACCGTACGAACCGTCACAAGAAGGTACGAATCGCTGACCAGAACACACGAACCCTGACACGAAGGTACGAACCGTCGTCGCAACGCACGAACCGCCGTTCGCCGCGAACCAGGGGGAGTGGCGCCTGAACACGTTCGTGCTATGCGCCCTCAGTGCCGACCAAAAGCCGACCGATCGGTCCTCCCCGTTGCAGCGCTGCGACGACGCCCCGAGGACGTCGTCAGTCGTCGTCGATGTCGTCGTCGGCGACGTCGATCACCAGGCGGGTCGGGTTCGTCAGCGTGAAGATCCGGTAGGTCTGGGAGTCGGTGCCCAGCACCACCTGGAACTGGTCCTCGAAGGCCAGGTCGATGTAGGCCTCCTCAATGCCCTCGTCGTCGTCACGCCCGAGGGCGTCGAAATCGAAGCGCACCGGATCGGTGTAGGCCACCGCCTGCTGCTCCTCGCTGATCGGCATGGTTACGCCGGTGCCGGTGACTACCAGCGTGAAGTCGCCCTCGACGTTGATCGGGTCCCCCTTGCCCTGGGTGTGGGCCTGATCGGTCCACTGCGCCGACCAGCCCGGGGTGCCCTCACCGGAGAACTCCACCACGAAGCGGGAGTAGTCCTCGTCGTCATGGGAGCCGATGCGCACGTCGGAGATGACCAGTGCCGAGCCGTCGGCCGCCGCCTGGCCGTCGGCGCCGGTGCCCCAGGCTGGAGCGCCGGACGGGTCGGTCTCCTCCCGAGTGAGCGATCTGGTGCTGGTGGGCGTCTGCAAGGCGCTGGGGGACGCGGGTGCCGGGGCATCGTCGCTGGGCGCCGCGGAGGCAGTGCTGTCGGTGGGACCGGCGGTCACAGTCGGCGCGGATGCCTCCGGGGCGCCGTCGCCGGAGCCGCAGGCGCCCAGTGCGAGCGTGCCGGTCAGTAGCAGGGCCAGGGTGGGGGTGAGCATGCGGGGGAGCGGGCTTGGGCGTGTCATGACGTCTCCTGACCTCGAGTGAACCGCGCGTGTGATGTCAATCATACGGCTAGGGGGTGGGGATGCATAGGGGCAGATGCCTCGGTACCGCTCAGGCGGCGCGAACTGCGTCGGGTGGTGACTTGACACCCGATCCGCCCAGGTAGCGGTAGCGTTGCCACCATGTCGGTCCCCAGCGCAGCAGGCGCAGTCAGCAATGGTGTAACCGCGGATTCCAGCCTCGTGAGCTCCGCGTCGGCCACATCGGCGAGCCCGGGCTCCCGGCCTGCCCGTCATGCGCGCAAGCCGCGGGTCGCCGTCGTCTTCGGCGGGCGCAGCGGCGAGCACACCATCTCCTGCGCTACCGCCGCCGGCGTGCTGGACGCCATCGACCGGGACCGCTACGACGTCGTGCCCGTAGGCATCACCCGGCAGGGCCAGTGGGTGCTCGTGGATGACGATCCCGACGCCCTGCGCCTGGACGATGCCCGCCCCCCGGTGGAGATCACCACCGACGGGCTCGGCCGCGGTGAACTCGCCATGCGGCTGGGAGGCGGGAAGCTGACCGCGATCACCCCCGCCGGCCCTGAGGTTCTCGGCGCCGTCGACGTGGTCCTGCCGCTGCTGCACGGCCCCTACGGTGAGGACGGCACCATCCAGGGCATGCTGGAGATGCTGGGCCTGCCCTACGTGGGCTGCGGTGTGCTCGCCTCCGCCGCCGGCATGGACAAGCAGGTCACCAAGGTCCTGCTGCAGGCCGCAGGCATCCCCACCGCGCCGCATGTGCTCGTCGAGCCGCACCGGTGGCGCCGGGACAAGGACGCCATCCTCGCCCAGTGCGCCGACCTGGCCCGCCCCCTGTTCGTCAAGCCCGCCCGCGCCGGATCCTCCCTGGGCATCAGCCGGCTGGAGGACCTTTCCGACCTGGAGGCGGCCATCGAGTCCGCCCGCGCGGTGGACCCCAAGGTGCTGGTCGAGTCCGGCATCGTCGGCCGCGAGATCGAGGTCGCCGTCCTCGCCGGACACGGCGACGACGCCCCCCGCGTGGCAGAGCCCGGCGAGATCGTCATGGACGCCGCCCACGGCGCCGGGGAGTTCTACGACTACGAGACCAAGTACCTGGCCCATGACGCCGTCGCCATGGTCTGCCCCGCCCGCATCGCCCCGGCCGAGCGCGAGCTGCTTATGCGCCGTGCCGCGGAGGCGTTCATCGCCATCGGTGGGGAGGGGCTGACCCGGGTCGACTTCTTCCTCACCCCGGACGGGGAGGCGATCGTCAACGAGGTCAACACGATGCCCGGCTTCACGCCCTTCTCCATGTACCCCTACATGTGGCAGGTATCCGGGCTGCCCTACCGCGACCTGGTCACCGAGTTGATAGAACTGGCGCTGGAGCGCCCCAGAGATGTCAACCGCTGACAGGCCCGCAGCCCGGGCAGGTGCCAGGCCGCTCCAGCACGGATACGGTGCCGGGCCGGCCGCCTCCGACGGTGCCGCCGTTGGCTCCGTTCCCGCAGTGGCCTCCGCCGCGACTGGCTCCGCTCCCACCGTCGCCGA is from Actinomyces sp. 432 and encodes:
- a CDS encoding D-alanine--D-alanine ligase family protein, with amino-acid sequence MSVPSAAGAVSNGVTADSSLVSSASATSASPGSRPARHARKPRVAVVFGGRSGEHTISCATAAGVLDAIDRDRYDVVPVGITRQGQWVLVDDDPDALRLDDARPPVEITTDGLGRGELAMRLGGGKLTAITPAGPEVLGAVDVVLPLLHGPYGEDGTIQGMLEMLGLPYVGCGVLASAAGMDKQVTKVLLQAAGIPTAPHVLVEPHRWRRDKDAILAQCADLARPLFVKPARAGSSLGISRLEDLSDLEAAIESARAVDPKVLVESGIVGREIEVAVLAGHGDDAPRVAEPGEIVMDAAHGAGEFYDYETKYLAHDAVAMVCPARIAPAERELLMRRAAEAFIAIGGEGLTRVDFFLTPDGEAIVNEVNTMPGFTPFSMYPYMWQVSGLPYRDLVTELIELALERPRDVNR
- a CDS encoding AMIN-like domain-containing (lipo)protein, with protein sequence MTRPSPLPRMLTPTLALLLTGTLALGACGSGDGAPEASAPTVTAGPTDSTASAAPSDDAPAPASPSALQTPTSTRSLTREETDPSGAPAWGTGADGQAAADGSALVISDVRIGSHDDEDYSRFVVEFSGEGTPGWSAQWTDQAHTQGKGDPINVEGDFTLVVTGTGVTMPISEEQQAVAYTDPVRFDFDALGRDDDEGIEEAYIDLAFEDQFQVVLGTDSQTYRIFTLTNPTRLVIDVADDDIDDD